The Phaenicophaeus curvirostris isolate KB17595 chromosome 23, BPBGC_Pcur_1.0, whole genome shotgun sequence genome includes the window TGCTGCACAAAAACAGCTGCACGCTCATGatactgtaatttttctttctttatgatGATGGAGGTAACAAAGTAGATGCGCAGagtttacacacacacacacacagaaaaaggaCTGCATTTCTCAGGAAGCCCTTTATTAAGTCAAGGCATTTAAGGAGAAAGTACTGTTATTCCCCACGCTTCTCCTCTTGAGGTTGTTCATACTGAGCCAGCTGTGGATTTAAAGAGAAGAATTGAGTTAGCCGCAATATTTCAGAAACACCCTCTACATGAAGAAATGTAGCAAAATGCTTAGTCTGGAAGTATTCCATTTACTTTGTGCATTTTAATCCCGCATTGATATTCGTGCAAGTCCATTTTAGTCAGGTAACAAAAGAACCTTCactcaaaatataaatttatcATATTGTACCATTGCATACCCATAAACACCAGGACTTTTTAATGCCCTTTCAAGCATACAGGTCTTGCCCTTACTTTTTCTATCTCTTGTTCTAGGTCTCATTAAGTACTTTTCCTCTCAGAGAGCAGCTGATACCGATTAGCACTGTATAAGCTTTGACTGTTTCATTTAATCATGTTTCAGTGAAATCATTCTCAGAGCAACAGTGCCCAAGCTAACATTTCCTGCAATCAATCTGgctttcattctgctttttggAGCATGGGGCCCTGAAGTATGATATTCCCTTTTCAAGTTATTCCCAAAGAACCATATGAAGGTGTTTAATTTAAGTAAAGATAAGCTCAAGCTTCAAAACCAGTAAGCATTAGGGCTGAATCTCTGAAATATGCCAATGTGGTTTCCTCATTTATGATTCTTCCTGTCTTCTGCAGATTGTAGAGtaggttaaaaataaacaaatacacacaaaaattaaaatacccaCATGTTTCTTGTAGCGACACTAAGCTACAGCAAGCACCATGCCACTAACAAGAACCACTAAAGCAGCTATTGGTCAGTTTGGTAGATTCTACCACAAAAGTTGCCCACAGCACAATCTGAAgtcattttcctttccacaaAAGGCCTAAATATTGACTTTGTGATCCCTGCTCCCCCTGAATACCTGACATTCTGACCAATAAATGTAAGGAAAAGAACAGATCTTCACAGATGAATGCAACAGAGGAACACCACCTATGTGGACTCGACTCAAATTACCAACAAATGTACAGTCAAGCAGGTTTAGCAAGACTATTCTaagcaataaaatataagaagcatcccataaaaaaaaaaaaaaaaaaaaaagtcttcactgCAGTGAATTCTATCAACATTCCTCAGCCACGAGGTGAAAGAATGCAACACTTATCAGTTAGTTTACTGGAAGTAAGTTAGTTACAAGCATTCTTCTTGTCATGCAATTTGGACTCCTGAGGAACACTATGTAGTCTTGGTTTATATTTAGACTTATATTTTACCTTCATTTtcagggttttattttcttccagcacagcttcatatttttctttcatctctgcCACTTCCAAGCGAAGTGCCTCTATTTCTGGATTCTCAGGAGCTGAAGCTCCCAGATGATGCTTCAGGAAGCTGATATTTATATGTTAAGCATTTCTTCAGTTCAATAGCATATATGCAGTTTAGTTTTAACATTTGAACTTAAGTTAGTGCTTTTTTGGTGACTCAAATTGCTTTAAACCCCTTAAGATTACTACTTTCTTTTTATCCTACAGgatgaatttaaaaatataagaaagcTTTTCAAGTTTTAAGGTAtggtacttaaaaaaaaaaaaaaaaaaaacaagaaagaaaacatcagtgCACATAGCAcaaattttcatgttttactacgttctcctcttcttttcctcttctaaaTGCAGAAgagttaccaaaaaaaaaaatcaaaagcaatagCCAAAAAGGGAGATGCTTAAAAACAAGAAgcaagacattttattttaatacaagaggggaaaggaaataaaggaaagtgTGAAGAAGCTGACTTGAGAAGCTACTCGAATCTAACTCTGTAATAACCTATAACTTAACCCCATAACTGCTGGCACACTGGTACGCTCAACTCTCTTACATCCTGTCAGACTTTATTAGTTTGTGAGAATGTGATTATTACCTAAAACATATCCATAAAAGCCACGTTCTCAATGCAAATCTTCTAAGTGAGCCTTTCCAGCTCAGCTACGAGTCAGGAGCAGCGCTGCTGTTGGTGTGAAACCTCCACAAACCACTCCCAAGGATAAAAAGGATACTCCAGTGCACTACTTGGTTTCTCTGGTTCTTCATATAAGGCTACCAACactgcaaatggaaaatattcaaCAATTGCAAGATGTTCATGCAACTCCAAGCTTTCAAAAGATGCATCAACAGCCTGAAGGCATACAAGCTGTATGCCACATTTGTGGTGCATTTTGCTGTTTAACAAGATTTTCAAGGTCTGTTCTACAGGAGGGAACAGAGCAACCCACCCACTAACAGCCAGGCAGAAGCTTTGTTATCTCCTAACCACACTCTCTAGCTATTCTAGCACGGAACACAAAACACTGGGAGAATTTTTACCTATTCCACATGCAACCCTAGTATTGGCTTTCATCAGCAAAGTTGAAATTCTAACTATTTTGAGAGCCTCCCTTCATAAACCACTACTACTGCTTTAGTGGCATCTTTGAGCTGCAGGACACCAGCACCACTTCCCTAACATTCAGCATAAAAGCAAAGCTCCATCAAATACCTACAGGTACAAACCTAAATGGCTGCCAACAGCACAGGTGACACcgatcatgaggttcaacaaggcccaGTGCAATGACCCACACCTGGGTCGGGGTAATCcctggtttcagtacaggctgggggatgatgtgattgagagcagccctgcagagaaggatttcaggtgctgattgatgagaagctcaacatgagctggcaacgtgcgcttacagcccagaaaccaaccgtgtcctgggctgcatccaaagcagcgtgggcagcagggtgagaaaggggattctgcccctctattcctcccttgtgagacctcatctggagtgttgtgtccagttctggaatcctcagcataaaaaggatatggagccGTTGGAACGGGtcaagaggaggctgaaaagatgattcaagggctggagcacctcccgtatgaggacaggatgagagagttggagttgttcagcctggagaagagaaggctccaaggagaccttacagcgaccttccagtacctgaagaggctacaagaaagctagagaggggctgttcacaaaggcttggggtgacaggatgagggggaatggggataaactggagaggggcagatttagactagacatgaggaagaatttcttcaccatgagagtgcaGAGGccctggaataggttgcccagagcagtggtggcagtcaccactgctctgggcaacgcTGGTTTCcttaccctcacaggaaaacatttcttcctaagatctccatctcccctctttcagctgagaacCCAcccccttcttcctctccctgccctccctgatcaagagcccctactcagctttcctggagcccctttcactCCTGGAaactgctccaaggtctccccaaaccctttttttctccaggctgaacaaccccagctctcagcaggCTCTGGGCTGCATCCCCTGCTCACCCTGAGCACCCCGGTTCTGCCccagtggaggggagggagtgaCCAGAGGGGGGGAAATGGAATACTGGGGGGCAGGCATCTCCCTGGGGAGGGAGATGGAAGGGAAACGAGgtgaagggggaggaaggaggaggaggagggagacggagggggaagaaggaggaggaggaggagggggacggagggggagaggaggagcaggagggagacggagggggagaggaggaggaggagggagacggagggggaaaaggaggaagaggaggaggaggaggagggagactAGGGACAGCCCGAGAAGGGTAGGGGGGAAACAGAACCGCTCTAGGCGGCCTCATCCTTACCCTTGGTGAGCGTGTCCAGCACCCCCGAGCGCTCCAGGTAGCGTCGGAACTGCTCCCGCTTGGAGTCGGCGCCCTGCGGGAGGAGCCCCGGTGAGAGCCCGGCGCCGGGACACCCCCCGCAGCCACAGCCACCCCCCCGGCCCCTCTCGCCATACCTTGTAGTGCGCCATCCCCGCTCCGCCCCGCGCCTGCGCCGGCACCGCCGCCCCGGGAACAGGCCCCGGAGGGGGGAGGCGGCGGTGTGGGGAGCTACTAACACGCTGTGTtagaggccgttccctctcgtcctgtcccctgtcctttgggagaagagtccagctccctcctctccacaacctcctctcagggagttggagagagcaatgaggtctcccctcagcctcctcttctccaggctaaacacccccagctctctcagccgctcctcttgttctccagccccctcaccagcttcatcgctcaacaaagctgcagttagaaagaGTGGGAAAAAATGTGACTATATCCAATTAAATCAGAGAACAAGGACTGGTGCAATGataagagggagaagaaccagcTAGGAATAGATTGTGGTGTATTAACAGGCACGGACTCCGCTTTCATTTCAAGCGAAGACCAAGCTGATTGTTAcaagcccaggtggccaagaaggccaatggcatcttggcttggatcagaaacggcgtggccagcagggccagggaggttcttctccctctggactcggccctggagagaccgctcctcgaatcctggggtcagttctgggcccctccccacaagaaggatgttgaggctctggagcgagtccagagaagagcaacggagctggggaaggggctggagaacaggccttgtggaGAGCGGTATGGTGTCTCCAACCAACCGAAGTGCAAATGTCATATCCCACAGGTGAGCATCTAAATGCTAATTTTCTCTGATTCAGACAGTGGGAGCAGAATGCATCAAATACCAGGCTTTTTATTACAGAGgcataaaatacaaaacagcCATTAGTACAGTTATTGTCCACAGAACCttacacaccaaaaaaaaagtaagaatttaAGCCACAGCAGCAGGTATTAAGTCAGCTAAATCAAGTTATACATTTATATACATCCCAGTACTTTACACAACATCCAGTTTTACAGTATAAGCAGAATTACGCTGGCCTGTATTTATGATGCACACAGAGGTGAGAAGAGTAGCTGCTGGAGAAACTCTGAGTGAAGAGTTTTAATAGGACGAGATGCCATCGAGAGGGActtggggctgtgagaaccttttgaggttcaacaagatcaagtgcaaggtcctacacctgggtcagagcaatccCCGGTTTCAAtccaggatgggggatgatgtgattaagagcagccctgaggagaaggatttggggtgctgggtggtgagaagctcgacataaTCCCCTCTATATTTGTAGATCGGTGGGGGCACGCCTGCTGCTGGCACTACTCGACAGCGAAAGCCGCCTCGACAGAGAGGAAGGCTTCGGACTGTCGCAGCTCCTGCTGTGTTTGGATTCTGAGCTCACCTCCTCTGTAGAGTCCGGAGAGTCCAGTTGGCTGGAATTTTTTGTGTCAGCAATGTAAGGAGATTGGGCTTTGTTTGCATTGAAActgctttgtcttctgctgctgttctttgaGAGAGAGTTTGCTGAAGCTCCTCCACTCTCGCCCATTGCCGAGCAGTTCCAAGATGAGCTGACGCCCTGTTGCCTCCTGACGCTGCTCACGGggcaggttggacagggctgaAGGGAAGTTTGAGATGGCATTTCAGCAAAGCTCAAGCATGTGCTTGAAGCCATATCCACGTTCTGAGTGCCAATAAGGGAAAGTTTCCTTTCAGCATCTTTCTGAGCATCGTGCGCTGCAGTCCCACGCTCACCCAGCAACTCTTCGTTATTATTTGTGCTAGTATCTTGATTGTCTAACACATTTGTAGCTGGCCTCTTCTTGGATGATTTATTTTCCTGGATGCGATGGGTGtaattgctgctgctttctgtacGGTTGTTTTGCACAGGCTGGAACAAGGGGGGAGCATTTGGAACCGGGTAGATGGCAGCGTCCGTTTGCTTTTCCATTAAGAAGTTATAACCGCTAAGCGCAGAAGGAAGAGTTTTTTGAGGGGTGGTGGGTATTCCCAAAGAGGAGTGCGGTATCACGGAGTACTTCTTAGGTTTGTTTGCATAGAAATTGTCAGGGTCATCCTTGGTTTTCTTCTGCCCGCAGAGTCCTATTTTAATTTTCCGGAATCCTAGGTGGATAATTTCTAGGATATTTAAAAGCAGCGATACAGTCGCTATGGATTGCATGAATAATATGAACACTGTCTTCTCTGTTGGTCTAGATACAAAGCAGTCAACTGTGTTCGGACACGGATCTCTCCGGCATTTGTAAAGGGGATCGAGATGAAAACCGTAAAGAAGATACTGCCCGATCATAAACCCGACTTCCACTGCAGACCTTGTGAAAATGTGTATCACGTAAGTGCAGAGCAAAGAGCCTCGCAGGGGTGCTTTGTTCAGCTTTCGTTGATCCAATTGCCGGAGTTCTCTCTCCAGCCTTTTCCGGTTTTCAGTCATTTCCAACTCTGTGTTTTCGAGTTCCACTCTTACctgagctttctttttttgcctctctTTTTCCAAGGCTCTTAGTCTGTATAAGGCATGACCCATGTAcacca containing:
- the GJA9 gene encoding gap junction alpha-9 protein; protein product: MGDWNFLGGILEEVHIHSTIIGKIWLTILFIFRMLVLGVATEDVWNDEQSEFICNTEQPGCRNVCYDEAFPISLIRYWVLQVIFVSSPSLVYMGHALYRLRALEKERQKKKAQVRVELENTELEMTENRKRLERELRQLDQRKLNKAPLRGSLLCTYVIHIFTRSAVEVGFMIGQYLLYGFHLDPLYKCRRDPCPNTVDCFVSRPTEKTVFILFMQSIATVSLLLNILEIIHLGFRKIKIGLCGQKKTKDDPDNFYANKPKKYSVIPHSSLGIPTTPQKTLPSALSGYNFLMEKQTDAAIYPVPNAPPLFQPVQNNRTESSSNYTHRIQENKSSKKRPATNVLDNQDTSTNNNEELLGERGTAAHDAQKDAERKLSLIGTQNVDMASSTCLSFAEMPSQTSLQPCPTCPVSSVRRQQGVSSSWNCSAMGESGGASANSLSKNSSRRQSSFNANKAQSPYIADTKNSSQLDSPDSTEEVSSESKHSRSCDSPKPSSLSRRLSLSSSASSRRAPTDLQI
- the MYCBP gene encoding C-Myc-binding protein isoform X2; the encoded protein is MIGVTCAVGSHLVLVALYEEPEKPSSALDFLKHHLGASAPENPEIEALRLEVAEMKEKYEAVLEENKTLKMKLAQYEQPQEEKRGE
- the MYCBP gene encoding C-Myc-binding protein isoform X1, with the translated sequence MAHYKGADSKREQFRRYLERSGVLDTLTKVLVALYEEPEKPSSALDFLKHHLGASAPENPEIEALRLEVAEMKEKYEAVLEENKTLKMKLAQYEQPQEEKRGE